The Imtechella halotolerans DNA window CAACATAGAAATACGATCATCAACAGTTTCTCCTAGTCCTATAATCCCCCCAGAACATACAGTGAGGCCTGCTTTTCGAACGTTATCAATCGTATTAATTCGATTATCAAACTTACGTGTTGAAATGACCTCATTATAGTAGTCGGCCGAGGTGTCAAGATTATGATTATATGCATAAAGTCCAGCCTCTTGTAATCGTTTAGCTTGATTTTCGGTAAGCATGCCGAGGGTACAACAAACCTCAAGACCTAATTCATTTACTCCCTTTACCATATCAATAATCCGATCGAAATCTCGGTTATCTCGTACCTCTCTCCAGGCTGCAGCCATACAAAAACGTGATGCACCATTTTCCTTCGCCTTTCGAGCATGCGCTAAAACCGTATCTGTTGGTAAGAGCGCTTGTACCTTAATGTCCGTGTGGTAACGAGCTGCTTGTCCACAATAAGAGCAATCCTCAGGGCAACCACCTGTTTTTACAGAAAGTAAAGTCGCAACTTGTACTTCCTCAGGATGATGCCATAATCTATGAACACTAGCAGCTCTATATACTAATCCCATAAGGGGTTGATTATATATAGCTAGCAATTCTTCTTTCGTCCAATCATGTCTTACTAATTGTTCTTTCTCCATTTCCTTTTCTTTAATTTAATTTTAGTTGAGTAGATAATTCTTTGGCAATTGTTGTGATTGTAATTCTATTTACTTCCTTTAGTGTGGGTATTTGAATTATTTGCGTATTTGCAGGTAAATGCTTTTCAATTATAGCTTTGGTAGCTGGATTAAACTCCCCATTAAACACTAAAATATGTACTGGAATCCCTTTATTTTCCAAAGCTTTAATCGATAGCATTGTGTGATTGATACAACCTAAGTAATCCCTTACAACTAGGATTATTGGTAATTGTACTTTTTCAATGATATCTATTATAAAATGCTCTTCATTTATCGGCACAAACAACCCTCCTGCACCTTCAACAATAAGTGAATGCTTGGTGTTAGGGACTACAAATTCTTCTAATTTGATTTTTACATTATCCTTTTCAGCAGATTCATGTGGAGAGGCCGGTACACTTAATCGATATCTTTCTGGAATGATTTCAGATACTTGCTCTGCTAGGTTTTGTATTTGTTGACTATCCGAATTATCCAAATCTCCTGATTGAATCGGTTTCCAATAAGCCGCCTTTAAAAGTTGGGTAAAAAGACAAGCGACAACCGTCTTCCCTACCTCCGTCCCTATTCCGGTAATAAAATAGCTATGTGATGTATTCATAATTTTTAACAGTATTGCAAAGCAGTGTAATTTCTTCTTGTAAATTGAATGAATGCAAGCATACCCTTATTCTTTCCTTGCCTTTAGGCACTGTAGGTGAAAAAAGAGGATAAACAGTAATGCCTTTTTTGGCCAAAGTAGATGTTAAAGCCAATACACTTTCTGGGCAGGGTATTTGAATTAGTTGTATAGGACTTCCATCCTCAGACAATGCATGGATGTTGAAACTCCGAAAGAATTGAATGTTTTGGTGTAATTTCAGCATTAACTCTGGATGGTTTTCCAAGTAGCAATAGGCCGCTTTTATGGCAATTACCTGCCCTAAAGGAGGCGCCGTTGCAAAAATGAATGGTGAGGCAAAATTGATTAAATAAGTCTTTAAAATTGAACTACCTAGAACTACCCCACCATGGACTCCCATAGCCTTTCCATAGGAAATTGTATAGGCTAATACTTGATTATAAAGCCGTTTTTGAGCCAGTATCCCATTCCCAAATACACCAATGGAATGTGACTCATCTACTATTAATTCAGCATTGAAGCGTTGGGTTAAGTTCACCAGCTCCCCAAGAGGTGCAAAATCGCCATCAACAGAATAAAGAGACTCAACTACTACAATAACATTTCCTTTGGTCCTAGATAGTAGTTGTTCTAAATGTTGCAAATCATTATGTCTGAATTTCCATTTGGTTGCTTGAGATAGTTGACACCCATCAACTATAGACCTATGAACGAATTCATCAATTATATAGGTATCATTTCGTGTTAATAGACAAGAAAATAATGCCAAATTAGCCGTATATCCCGAAGAAAAAAGAAGGGCTGCCTCCACTTGATGTTTTAAGGCTATAAACGATTCTATATCTTCGGTTTGTGATGTATTCCCACTGATTAATCGTGACCCGGTTGACCCAGTAACGGTTTGAGGCCATTGAGCTAATTCGTTTAATAGCCTGGCTTCAAATCGTGGAGATTTAGCAATTCCCAAATAATCATTTGAATAAAAATCAATGTTGGTAGATTCTGCCTTCAACCGTCTAAACGTATAAGACTTTTTTCTTTCATTTAGTTTAGTCCGCCATACCTCTTGCAAAACTTTCATGCGCTACTACTTCTTTTGAAACTTCCTTAAACCAATCACTAAATAACTCCTCTTCCAATTTTAATAATGGAGAAATATGTCGTTGCCAATCATTGTCAAATTTTGAGAGCATATGAATCATTTCTTCCAAATGTCCTTCTTCTTCAATGATGATAGACTTTACCATTACCTTTGATTTCAATCTACTGAGCACTTCTTGATACATAGGATATAAAACATCAGCTCTCAATTCAATAGCATAGGTAACAAACAAGTAGGAGAGGAATCTTAATTCTGTACTCTGTACACCTATAATTTCCTTTAAATAATGACTACTGGCTAAATCGAGTTTCTGAAGATATTGTTTAGACAGTATGGGCGCAAAAAGATCCTTAGAATCATAATACTCACAAGTCTTGGTATTCAATTTATGCAGCTGTTTTTTTAAATAATACGCGTGACGATGTTCCTCTGCAGCATGTTTTAACATTGTTAAATCTACCATATAAGGATTTTGGCAGGCAGCTATTTTTCTTGCTCCTACATTTTCTAAATAGGAAAGGGTGTTTAACCATTTTGCATGTAATGTATCGTTAGAAACAATACTGGTTATAATATTTTGCACAATTCAAAAATTTTCAATTAAACATTGTATTTATCACTTAGGCCAGTGTATCATAAAAAATAATAAGTGCTATTTTTTTGACAACAAATAGACACTAAGTAGCATACTATCTTAACATTATTAATATATGAAGCAAAACTAGTATCTTTCCGGACTGAAAAAGGTGCCAGTTTAAACATGAAAGATAGTCCGGTTAATTCTTTGGTAAGTAGTATAATTGAAATAGACAGAAATTCTTCCATAGCGATCTATATTCAAATTGCCAATCATATTGAAAAAGCAATACAACAGGGAATATTAATACCTGGACAGAAAATCCCGGGTGCGAGAACATTGGCATCCCAAATTGGAACCCATCGAAATACGGTTACAGCGGCCTATGAAGAATTATACACTCAAGGTTGGATTGAAATAAAAGCCAACAAAGGAGCGTTTATTGCAACCGTTCTACCCCAAATAAATTTAGAACATAGTACCACCCAGCATTATCCAAGCCATACTGGATTCCATTTCAAAACATCGGTTTTATTAGAGAGCGTATATGAAAGCACTAGTTGTGAATTTATATTTACGGACGGCACACCTGACATTAGACTTACTCAAATCAACGATTTATCACGTTTGTATAGTGCCAACATGAAAAGGACAAGTAATCGAAGAAAAATGAATTATTACTCTCAGGAAGGAAGTCAATACTTTAAACAGAATCTATGCACCTATCTCAATACCAGTAGAGGTTTAAATATTTCCATTGATAACATGCTTATCACAAGGAGTATTGAAATGAGTCTTTTTATTATTTCAGAAATAATCATTGAACCGGATCACTACGTTGTTGTTCCAAATCCTGGATACTTTGCCGCTAATATGGTCTTCCATAAAAACACCAAAAATATCCTGACAATTCCTGTAGATGAGCAAGGAATGAAAATCGATGAATTGGAAAGATTATGTGAAAAATATCCCATTCGAATGGTATACACCATTCCACAAAACCAATATCCAACGACTTCTAATTTAAGTGCTGCCAGAAGAATGCAGCTTCTTCATTTAGCGCAAGAGTATCGTTTTATCATTATTGAAGACAACCATGATTATGATTTCCATTACGAAAACAACCCATTATTACCCCTGAGTACCATAGATAAAAGTGGGATGGTTATTTACTTAGGTTCCTTCGGAAAATCATTGGCCCCTGGTTTTAGAACTGGATTTATCATCGCTCCTGAAAATCTAATTAGAGAAATGAAAAAATTCCTTGGAATTATTGATCGTCAGGGAGATGTCCTTATGGAACAAGCCTTAGGGGAACTCATTGAAGAAGGAGCTATTCAAAGGCATCTAAAAAGATCTATTAAAATTTACAAAGAACGAAGAGACCTTATGGCATCATTACTTGAAAAAGAACTTGAGGAATGGATACAATTTCAAAAACCAACAGGTGGCTTAGCTTTTTGGATTACCTTTAAAAAGAGCGTTAATTTAATGCAATTAAAAAGACAATCTGCTCATTATGGTCTATTTATACCTAGAACACTTTTGTACCAAAACATCCATTTTACTGCAATGAGGATCGGTTTTGGACATCTTAACGAAAATGAGATGTATCAAAATATTAGCTTACTAAAAAAAGCACTTTTAAAATTAAATAAGGAAGAGACAAGCACTTTAAAAATGAATTAATTCGCTACTTATTTAAAGCCCAAATGAATGCCTTTTCCTTGGTATTTCGAAAAATAGTATGATGCTCCTCTTGAGGTTCATCCTCGTACTTCCAATTAAATTTAAATTGACTATTTTTTAATTTACTTTCGAGCTCCCTTGTATGTTTAGAGATATCTTCTGCGCTAGAGCCCGCAAACCAAAATTTCTTGGCTTGATAATTTTGACCCCTACTCAAACTTTCGAAATTTTTCACCAGGTATTGCTCATTAAACCATAAAGCCGGATCCATTGCAATATAATAATCAAAGATTTCCGGATGTAACATAAAGGTTTCAACAACAAATAATCCAGCAGCCGATTCACCAATTATGGCCTTTGTTGGCTGTGTTCTATACACACTATCTATAACTGGAAAAAGTTCACTTTTAATAAAGTTTCTAAAATTGTTTGCTCCTCCTGGATTAGGAATATATTGTAAATCATAAGCAACTGTAGTTGGTCCCGTTAAATCCCTCTTACGATCCGTATTCTCAATTCCTACAAGTATAAAGGGAGGTATTTGCTTTTCTGAGATTAATTTAGCTATAGTGTTTGCAATATGTGGAAAGTCTTCCGTAATTCCTCCGTCAGGCATATAGACTACCGGAAAACTATCCATAGTTTGCTTGTACATTGGAGGTAGCCATACATTAATGCGTCGATCTTCGTTTATTATTTTAGATGCCACCATTAGGCTGTCGTACACTGGAACTGGGTCGTTTGCAACTACATGTTTATTTTTACAGCTACTCATTATCATTAGTACACACAGGAGGAACGTTATTTTTTTCATATTTTTTCAGACTATTGATTATAAACAAATAATATATTTTGGTATTATTACTCTTTAAACAAGGACTCAAAAATCACTTTTGCGGCCATCCTACTTCCATCTTCCGAAGGGTGAAATCCATCAGCATCATAAAATTTAAAATCTTTTGTCGTGTCAAAATGCTGTTTCCAAACAGCACCGACTGGAATTAAAATAGCGTTATTTACAGCGGCTGCTTCTTTATAATTATTTATGACTCTATCAAAAGTGTGGTAGTTGGTTAAAGATGGCCAAACCATAAAATAACATAGCTTGGCATCATTAAAGCCACTTAATTCACTAATCTTTTTACCATACTCAATAAGCATGTTTCTTCCTTCATTCCCAGAGGAAGGTCCTTGTTGTATAATAACAAAATTATATTCCTTTTTGCCAATCTTTTTTTGGACCTTACCCTCGTTCCAATGGTCAATAAGAGCATAGTTTGGAAAAGCCACCATATTTACATCTATTTTTACTCCATGTTCTTTGGCAATTTTCTTGACCAGGGTTGGAAGATCATTTGAATACGTTAGACTATTCCCCACAAACAATATTGACATATTTGTTTCACTAATTCTATTCTTTGAATCATTTTGAGCATACAAACCCAATTGGGTAGTAAGTATGATATTTAACAGTAGTATTAATTTCTTCATTTGACTAATTTAATATAAGAACGTCGTTATTCTTACTATTGTATTCTATTTAATTTTCCGTGAGTTTACATTGCCTTATGGCATAAGATTCTTCAGGAATACCACCCTATAAATTTTAGTCATTTCAAGAATAACATTTATAAAGTAGATATCCCGAATAACTTTCTATTGCATAAAAATCAACTTTATCAAAGGTCATTTTCTTACCTCTAAAATAGAAAAATTCAAAATCAAAACTTATTTAAAATAAGGTATTTAATTGTAAGTAGTAATTTAGTAGACCAATTACCAAAAATACTAATACGATGTTGGATTCAATTGATCAACGCCTCTTTTCAAAATACCCACTAGAAACACATGGTGAAATTTGGAAAAAGCTCACACCTTTACTTTTCTCAAATAAAACTGTGCTACCAAAAGACATTTTGTGCTTTCTCCAAAAAGGTACGATTCGAAAATATATAAGTTTAGTCAAAAAAGAATTCACTGAAGAAATATCTGTTGATTTCTATTTTGAAGGGGAGATTTTTACAGCCAAAGCCGATAACGAAATTGAAAATCAATTCGTATATACTCCTATTAGCAATGGAGTTTTGTGGTACGTTGATATGGAAGAAGTACGGAAATTATTTGCTGAGTCGAAGCTCTGCAGTACCACTCAGAAGGTGTTTTTGGAAGAAAAACTACGTGAAAAAACACTTCGTGAAATTCAACTTTTAAAGTCCTCTCCTAAAGAAATGTATGTGTACCTATTAGAAAACAAACCTCATTTCATAAAACATGTCCCTCTTAAATATTTAGCATCCTACATTGGCATTACACCGCAAGCATTAAGTCGTATTAGAAAGCAAATTAATTAACCTAAGTTCATTGTTTAAATCCATATAAATTTTGTTCTT harbors:
- the bioB gene encoding biotin synthase BioB → MEKEQLVRHDWTKEELLAIYNQPLMGLVYRAASVHRLWHHPEEVQVATLLSVKTGGCPEDCSYCGQAARYHTDIKVQALLPTDTVLAHARKAKENGASRFCMAAAWREVRDNRDFDRIIDMVKGVNELGLEVCCTLGMLTENQAKRLQEAGLYAYNHNLDTSADYYNEVISTRKFDNRINTIDNVRKAGLTVCSGGIIGLGETVDDRISMLLTLATMEKHPESVPINALARVKGTPLENNPKVEIWEMVRMIATARIAMPASMVRLSSGRIEMSEVEQAWCFMAGANSIFAGELQTLLVTPNPGLNDDIQMLHTLGLRPMSKE
- a CDS encoding aminotransferase class I/II-fold pyridoxal phosphate-dependent enzyme, producing MKVLQEVWRTKLNERKKSYTFRRLKAESTNIDFYSNDYLGIAKSPRFEARLLNELAQWPQTVTGSTGSRLISGNTSQTEDIESFIALKHQVEAALLFSSGYTANLALFSCLLTRNDTYIIDEFVHRSIVDGCQLSQATKWKFRHNDLQHLEQLLSRTKGNVIVVVESLYSVDGDFAPLGELVNLTQRFNAELIVDESHSIGVFGNGILAQKRLYNQVLAYTISYGKAMGVHGGVVLGSSILKTYLINFASPFIFATAPPLGQVIAIKAAYCYLENHPELMLKLHQNIQFFRSFNIHALSEDGSPIQLIQIPCPESVLALTSTLAKKGITVYPLFSPTVPKGKERIRVCLHSFNLQEEITLLCNTVKNYEYIT
- a CDS encoding SGNH/GDSL hydrolase family protein produces the protein MKKLILLLNIILTTQLGLYAQNDSKNRISETNMSILFVGNSLTYSNDLPTLVKKIAKEHGVKIDVNMVAFPNYALIDHWNEGKVQKKIGKKEYNFVIIQQGPSSGNEGRNMLIEYGKKISELSGFNDAKLCYFMVWPSLTNYHTFDRVINNYKEAAAVNNAILIPVGAVWKQHFDTTKDFKFYDADGFHPSEDGSRMAAKVIFESLFKE
- a CDS encoding aminotransferase-like domain-containing protein yields the protein MKDSPVNSLVSSIIEIDRNSSIAIYIQIANHIEKAIQQGILIPGQKIPGARTLASQIGTHRNTVTAAYEELYTQGWIEIKANKGAFIATVLPQINLEHSTTQHYPSHTGFHFKTSVLLESVYESTSCEFIFTDGTPDIRLTQINDLSRLYSANMKRTSNRRKMNYYSQEGSQYFKQNLCTYLNTSRGLNISIDNMLITRSIEMSLFIISEIIIEPDHYVVVPNPGYFAANMVFHKNTKNILTIPVDEQGMKIDELERLCEKYPIRMVYTIPQNQYPTTSNLSAARRMQLLHLAQEYRFIIIEDNHDYDFHYENNPLLPLSTIDKSGMVIYLGSFGKSLAPGFRTGFIIAPENLIREMKKFLGIIDRQGDVLMEQALGELIEEGAIQRHLKRSIKIYKERRDLMASLLEKELEEWIQFQKPTGGLAFWITFKKSVNLMQLKRQSAHYGLFIPRTLLYQNIHFTAMRIGFGHLNENEMYQNISLLKKALLKLNKEETSTLKMN
- the bioD gene encoding dethiobiotin synthase, whose product is MNTSHSYFITGIGTEVGKTVVACLFTQLLKAAYWKPIQSGDLDNSDSQQIQNLAEQVSEIIPERYRLSVPASPHESAEKDNVKIKLEEFVVPNTKHSLIVEGAGGLFVPINEEHFIIDIIEKVQLPIILVVRDYLGCINHTMLSIKALENKGIPVHILVFNGEFNPATKAIIEKHLPANTQIIQIPTLKEVNRITITTIAKELSTQLKLN
- a CDS encoding Crp/Fnr family transcriptional regulator; the protein is MLDSIDQRLFSKYPLETHGEIWKKLTPLLFSNKTVLPKDILCFLQKGTIRKYISLVKKEFTEEISVDFYFEGEIFTAKADNEIENQFVYTPISNGVLWYVDMEEVRKLFAESKLCSTTQKVFLEEKLREKTLREIQLLKSSPKEMYVYLLENKPHFIKHVPLKYLASYIGITPQALSRIRKQIN
- a CDS encoding alpha/beta hydrolase, with amino-acid sequence MKKITFLLCVLMIMSSCKNKHVVANDPVPVYDSLMVASKIINEDRRINVWLPPMYKQTMDSFPVVYMPDGGITEDFPHIANTIAKLISEKQIPPFILVGIENTDRKRDLTGPTTVAYDLQYIPNPGGANNFRNFIKSELFPVIDSVYRTQPTKAIIGESAAGLFVVETFMLHPEIFDYYIAMDPALWFNEQYLVKNFESLSRGQNYQAKKFWFAGSSAEDISKHTRELESKLKNSQFKFNWKYEDEPQEEHHTIFRNTKEKAFIWALNK